A segment of the Entelurus aequoreus isolate RoL-2023_Sb linkage group LG23, RoL_Eaeq_v1.1, whole genome shotgun sequence genome:
atatatacataattatatatatatatacatacatatatatattagggctgcaaccaacgattaatttgataatcgattaatctgtcgattattacttcgattaatcgattagtaatcggataaaagagacaaacaaaatttctatcctatccagtattttattgaaaaaaaacagcataacggcaccatacttattttgattattgtttctcagctgtttgtaaatgttgcagtttataaataaaggtttattaaaaaaataaataaaaaaataaacattttaattaaaacaaaaaaaacaaaaaaaaactctgcgcatagcatagatccaacgaatcgatgacttaattaatcggcaactattttaataatcgattttaatcgattagttgttgcagccctaatatatatatatatatacatacatacatatatatatacatacataattatatatatatatacatacatatatatatatatatatacatacatacatacatatatacagtatatacatacacatacatatagatatatatacacatacatatacatacgtatatatatatatatatatatatattagggctgcaactaacgattaatttgataatcgattaatctgtcgattattaactcgattaataatcggatacaagagacaaactacatttctatcctttccagtattttattgaaaaaaaacagcatactggcaccatacttattttgattattgtttctcagctgtttgtaaattttgcagtttataaataaataaaaaataaaataattacaattttaaaattgcctctgcgcatgcgcatagctccaacgaatcgatgactaaattaatcgataactatttttataatcaattttaatcgattagttgttgcagccctaatatatatatatacacacacacacacacacttttccaCGATGACGACAAACACGCACAACCTACAAAACGCAGTGTTTCATAGTCAGCAGGTTGGACAAGGGGAAAGAAAGCAGTGCCGCAGTGCATTCTGGGAGTTGGCTTCCCGTGGGTCAGTACTCCCATTCGTCCGTCTTCATGTCCAGATAGCTGAGAATGTTCTGGGCGAACTTGACCGCGTGCTTGCGCGCCACCTTGGTGCCCTCGTCGCCCTGCGGGTCCACGGCGTCCAGCACCAGCAGCTGCTTGGTGAGCAGCTCCTCCAGCACCATGTAGCTCCTGTCGGCGCGCTTGCCGTCGAAGCCCAGCACCTGGGCCTGGAGGTCCGACAGGCTGCCGAGGACCAGCCACACGGCCCGGTGCGCCGGGTGCTCGCCGGGGCCCGGCTGGCGGGACACCAGGGTCTCACGGAGGTCCAGGAAGGTGACCACGGCCTGGACCTCCACCACGGCTCGGCGGCGAGCCTCGCGGATGCAGGGGTTCTTGGCCGTGTCCACCTGGTCCAGGTGCGCGAGGAGGCTCTGCAGCTCGGCTTTGGGCCTGAAGCCCAGCTCGCCCATCAGGCAGTGGCGCAGGACGCCCTCGCGCAGGTGCGACACGTGAGCGCGCACCGCCTCGATCTCGCGGATGGAGTTGTTCTGAGCCAGGTCGTACCTGCGGACACAAAGACGGCGCTGGTTTCCCAAGAACTCTCTCCCTTCAGTCGGCGTCTTACCTGCGCGTGTCTTCTCCCTCTCCCTCCAGGTCCAAGTGCTTCAGCAGCCCGTTGATCTCCTCCACCACCTGTTTGCGGTAGTTCCTGATGGCGGCGTGCCCGGACACGTCCAGGGCGTCCAGCTCTACCTGCATCTCCATCAGGAGGCGCGAGAGGTGAGCGCAGCTGTCCCGGCCGCTCAGGCCCATCAGCAGCGCCACCAGCTGGCCGCGCGCCACGCTCACTTTGGCCATCACCTGATTGATAGAGTCCACGGCGGCGTGGGTCTCGCCCGAGAGCGGCAGCGAGAGGGTCTGCCGCTGGGTGCGGCCCTCCATCACCTCCTGCACGGCGCACAGCCGCGTCAGCGCCCGGTAGCGGGCCTTGCGCAGCGGCACCCGGCCCTCCGTCTTCACCTGCGTGAGCCTCAGCACCAGCTGCTGCAGCAGCTCCACCAGCTCGTCGTCCATTTCCGCCACGCTGCCCGAGCGCTGCGGCGCCACCACGCGCTCGTCCACCAGCCGCCGCGCCTCGTCGCTCACTTCCTCCATGGCCAGGCGGGACGGGTGCGTGGCGTTCTCTTCCAGGTAGCGCAGGAGCCCCTCCACCTCCTGCGCCGCCCGCTTGCGCTCGCCCTGGAGCTCGGCTTTGCCCTCCGTGGCCACCTGGTCCACCTCCAGCAGCAGGCGCGTCAGCTCGCGCTCCAGACGCTTGTAGTCGCGGTCGTTCTGCAGGCCGCTGAAGTTGCACACCTGGGGCCCCAGGGAGGTGACCTCCTTGCGCACCTCGTACAGACGCGTCATGGCGGGGTGCTGCTGCTCCGcgggttgctgctgctgctgctggggcCCCCCATGATCCATCCTCTTCCCACCATCAAAGGGCTTCCCGAAGAGGCTGCAAAAGAAGCACAACGTGCGGAAGTTGAGAACAATAGCGTGACATCATCGGTCATGCGGAGAACGTTGCCTGCTAAATGACCGCATGACCTCATTTGGTTCTACGTGTCCTTATAACCTCGCAGAGCGCTGAACCAGCACGcacgcacatatacatacacacatatatatatatatatatatatatatatatatatatatatatatatatatatatatatatatatatatatatatatatatatatatatacacaccagtgtttcccccagaaaatgtgttagttaaggtggtgtctctccagggggaagggggtgggtgggtgtaaggaacagcgtaactcggcctgtcgccatcacgtctccatctcatcgctgccaccacagcctggggggggggggggggggggggggggggggggggggggggggggggggcaatagactacagactgcggtgaagtaggGCGGCTTCGTCGTGTgaggaagcctacaatttttggttgtgttttccgctccatatgctgaatgccgatatacttatatattagggatgatgttcgaaatcggttctcccggttgttcgataagaaaagaaccgattccatggactcaaatccctttttgagaaccggttcccgttatcgaggccactatagttaaGAAAAAGAgtcggttctttattcgaatccctgggaacaaatcccttcccacatacaggaaatgccctgtgggactgcaatgttatgcccatttgattgtagactcttactgacaccttgtggcgatatgaaaatactacgcgtcattacaTTGGGCGCTTCCGGGttaatgagacaattgagaagtagacaagttgtgttagctcttacaagccttggaaaagataagtctgtaagtaaactgtttaacttgttttgaaactcaatattaaggtggaaagtggttaagttcgatactaagatgtttattgaaaaacgatttttgtgcactgtttcaatggatgttttgaggacttaaaatggctgccagtcgtgtatttccaccatcgaaatagtttcaacactcagaagtatttgtttgatgatagtactgtatatttgtgtgaagctaatatttacatattgtgtattacatttcagtatgttaattgaatcacatagcttatacatttgtcattgtgcgTATTTcagtttcaaataaataaataacagtccagtgcaagacaaaagtaaagataggaaaagacaaagcaagatcaacaacaataaggagcctaaatggattaatctgctttggaactttattagacgtcttggattgtttgttagctgtctgccaagctgtataacctcaacacgtacagtgagggcagaacaggcaatatgcaattattgccaggcttcgctctcatgtaaggggggaagaattgttgattgatgactgtggtgttcttagtgtcatagtgtgtgtagttagtatgttccaatagcagcagaagtgcactttttggagagctgtattattttcagttttgtgcccaagggactgattttatttaacactatattattatttatacacctatagtgatcacagagataggttgtttttgtgttactctatacaattgtttttctgaaaaatcccacttaatatactttgggtaacaacagtcaatgtatatatatttgtttcttataaaataaaagtgagcttttgttaaaccaaatattgttttttttttccatatacaacaacctatctggattcgataagagaatcgataaggaatcggttcaataagaggattcgataatgggctcgaactcgataatttcttatcaaacatcatccctattatatatatttcgatattttttccgtgaagtaaaaacaatacacaaaacagtcctagttacctgagatactaagtatgtcattattatgacttagtaagtcaatattttgatttAGTAATTTAATAagtcaaaaatatgacaaaataatgacttactaagtcaaaataatgacttgctgtaagtaagcgtttgcaataagcgtttggaaAAAAGAGTTaacagtggggccacatgctgacatatgctcaactcatcatgcttaatttattacagcatttgggaagcctgaagttgatttttattatgcaaatgttatatttttatcaacatgtgatagcagggaccctgccattcaacactaggctgctacattactaatgattaatgtaactatagctgaaaaaaatagtacaatagcaataggagagactattcctATTGCTATCCCTGAATACCAtgtagttcatgtaggctttatgatgcagttacattattatatcaactatcagagacagaaactcttctttTAACGtagtgtccttttttgctgcttcaacacatctcaatcaacacagaaaaaggtcaagtgaaataacttagttgttaactgtatgtcaataatgcttgtctttctctcagacagacagggctttgctgtccgtaacacacgcacgcacacacaccgcagtgagctaacgttacgctaaaagctaattagcctttacctcaaggactgcgagcgagctgagctgccgcttatgtttctagaaggtcaacgggctcatagtgatgttactagtagttgacttggaagtgtttattatcatttggggagagtccgctgcattatgctcacctgctaaacacctttctgctaacccgcaccgtctctcctctctgcctgcctgtgccgtgagcactgactacatgcgctctgaatactcactgcttAGTGGGCGGAGCCTAGCAAGGAAAACTGCCCCACGCCATCACCAATCTGTCATTTATGCACTTTAGGTGATCAGAGAGATACTAAACTGATGGCTTGGgataaattgcaaaaaaatgttttgtaaattacaggatgtgggcgtggcttgGCGCCAAACTTTaatctgatggttcgccacaaaacacaaaatgttaaTAACTCTGTTTCACAAGTTCAAGGTCAGTTGCTACAAATGATGACAGTATGACGTggctttattacatttttattttattttttagggccCGAGCAGCGAACAAGCCCCACAAGGGCCCTATAGAAATTGCGTTCAACGCTGCTCAcggctttctttttttttttttaacgcaaaaacatgtttttaataacGAAATACAACAACATAGAACAATGTAACATTATGAAAATAGAAGTATGTCCCTTATTACATTCTACTACACACAACTGGTTGGGAAAAAAAAGCCACGGGCACTATCATCCCTGGCTGCACTCAGTACTGACTCCCCGCTCTTGGGGGAGGGGCCAAGTGGGCCTGAGCGAGCAGCACAGAGAGCGAGAGAAGTTACAAGCAAACTGAGGGAAAAACGAGTAATTTGCTGGATGTGTAACGCTGCAAAACTGCTACAAAAGCGTCCATGTTTCGATATTTGTATGGACGCcattaacaaatacattttacattaatGACTGCAATAATACAAAGGAAAAGAGTTCAATTACATTTGActtgttttatttaaaattatgtGTCATCAAAACTGCATTTTGGTGGTGTGACGCATTGAGGCGGTAAAGATACCCGGAAGACAAAACAATACAACGGATTTAATTTCTAACACATTTATTTGCGGTTCACAACAAGCCTGGTACCAAATGTTAAGAGTGTCgttcaattagggctgggcgatatatcgatatactcgatatatcgcgggtttgtctctgtgcggtatagaaaatgactaccgtatttttcggactataaatcgcagtttttttcatagtttagccgggggtgcgacttacagtatactcaggagcgacttatgtgtgaaattattaacacattaccgtaaaatatcaaataataatatttagcccattcacgtaagagactagacgtataagatttcatgggatttagcggttaggagtgacagattgtttggtaaacgtatagcatgttctatatgttatagttatttgaatgactcttattacgttaacataccaggcacgttctcagttggttatttatgcctcatataacgtacacttattcagcctgttgttcactattctttacttattttaaattgcctttcaaatgtctattcttggtgttggcttttatcaaataaatttccccaaaaaatgtgacttatacttcagtgcgacttatgttttttccttctttattatgcaatttcggccggtgcgacttatactccggagcgacttatagtccaaaaaaatacggtatatcgtgatattcgagtatacgttctcacgcagttgcttttagctgtgggcattacactacaggcgtttctcactctttcttgtctctccttctcacagagacataaaacaagcacaccttcttacatacgtcacatacgtatacgcccttgcggagcagagaggtagcggcatgggtaacgttaggtgcgattctggtaacaaatgaaggaagaattaattccagtgtttaccacacattcatttatttgtggcggcccgccacgaaagaattacgtccgccacaaataaattaaaaaaaaaatatatttttttttttgtcctgtccagcttcacaggcaaatcatatagttgatgtagatgcccatatcggctgttcagatttactttacaaaagagaagtgtaggatacttctcttgttgccttatttgtagttgactttattaaatgtatttatattagaaacacaagatgtgtatataacaaagggtgcaaagtctgcaggcagtaggaaacacatggttaagtgtagggagtaaaactgatggcagtctaaatttcaagatttttggagctctttgttcagtggatcagatgtttgatgaagctctttgtctatctaccaccactactgttttctgtttatttgttactgactgtggcaggacacctctgcctctgtttcactttatgttgctggtaaataatatggttgtagtagtaggctaaagttaaattatttagtatgcactaattaaaggggcagagctttaagagacattttagcttttatattttacaagatatattttttgtaagaaccacaattaataaatatatttcagtgaataacttattgttcaaatctgtatataaatatgtacataaagtgttgtaattatattgtaaaataaatggatggatggacgtttaaaacaaaactgttattattaattagtaagtatacatttttttagcctttttagagaaaatcatatcattgtagtaaattatgcaaattgcttgatgatgtcatggtgaccacgcccatggccacgcccccaccgccataggtatcttgacagtttatgggaaacactgaattcccaagaaaaacagcacggggtccatcgtctggcgggaaGACGTTGAACAaacaacagtaatatgtcaagtaaaAGCGTTGCTAccaaaagtagcattactgctaatgtgtagcaccatttgaaaagtcacccgctagagaatgaggagtgcttgaaactccgcatgtcaacatctccgttcggtgccacacccacaaaatgcccaagcaaccatttccacatcaacaccgtatgaaaaaaatagtcaacaaaagaaggagataacgtctgcagtaaactaccacatagtgaaggacatacactatttgatttcctattttgcagctcatttttatttgacagttattgaaatatcttgtgtgacatcatgcacaaaagtgcactttatttgttttaaactattctagtggcgttctgtacaaaaagtgcactttaatttagtgttgttttgatatgtcatcttagtgacatcatgcacaaaagtgcactaatagcttgttttaaaatgtctctgacaatcttgcccgttctgttttggaaatgacatgaatgtttgtgccactgcttaataactgtttaataaatacacttttggtcaattgacttagttgtgatttccctctctgcatgaaagtttaaaatgagcatatataaatgcagtatgaagaagaatgttttaatgtagacacatagaatcatcatactgctgtgattatatgcatcaagtgttcattcaaggctaaggcaaaaatatggagatatatatcgtgtatcgcagtgcttttcaaccttttttgagccaaggcacattttttgtgttgaaaaaatgcggaggcacaccaccagcagaaatcataaaaaaatgaaactcagttgacagtaaaaagtcgttgtcgcaagtgttggatatgaattcaaaccataaccaagcatgcatcactatagctcttgtctcaaagtaggtgtgctgtcaccacctgtcacatcacgccctgacttatttggagtgtttttgtgttttcctgtgtgtagtgttttagttcttgtcttgcgctcctaatttggtggctttttctctttttttggtattttcctgtagcagtttcatgtcttcctttcagCGATATTTTcccgcatttactttgttttagcaatcaagaatacttcagttgtttttatccttctttgtggggacattgttgattgtcatgtcatgttcggatgtacattgtggacgccgtctttgctccacagcaagtctttgctgtcgtccagcattctgtttttactttgtagccagttcagttttatttcgttttgcatagccttccctaagcttcaatgccttttcttaggggcactcaccttttgtttattttcggtttaagcattagacacctttttacctgcacgctgcctcccgctgtttacgacatctacaaagcaattagctaccggctgccacctactgatacggaagagtatgacacggttactctgccgagctctagaccgcaccgacactcaacaacaacacatcatttgcagactataattactggtttgcaaacaatatttttaacccaaataggtgaaattagataatctcccacggcacactagtgttgaaaaacactggtgtatcgtgacatggcctaaaaatatcgagatattaataaaaggccatattgcccagccctacgttCGATTACTTGATTAGTCGATAGATTACCGGTATTCAATTAGTGCAATAATTGATAGCGGCGGCCCTATATCTGTGTCGCAATATTTTGATCAGGTTTTTGCGGAGTCTTAGAGACGAGCGTTACATAAGTGGGCGATGTCCTCGGTCATTTCTGGATGAGAGCATTCCAAGGACCGAAGAGTGTTTCTGTTGCGCCTCCAGGCTTTGTCTGCTGACAGGAGCCCTCCCTGGTGGGGCACACGCACTCCACGCACGCACGCCCTCCTCCCTCACGTCCGTTCCCGCTATGCTGCATTATGTCATCCCCCCACCCCGGGAAAAAAAGACAAGCCGGTCGGGTCCGCACACCTGCACACCCCGCACATGCACACATCCGCAAACATGGCGGCAGCTCACCTCTTCAACACTCCGAACACATTGGCGCACATCTTTAACTGGACCGCCTTCCCATCAGGTGGAGCTGGGCGACGTTAGCGAGGGGGTTCGAAAACGAgcactaaaaaacaaaacacaaaaggtgttccttttttttttttccttctttttttttttagaatagggAGCGACGCAGCTGTGCTCAGCATCAGCACCACTGCTGAGGCCCCGCCCACAAAGCCACGTCACGGAGGGCAGACAGCACACGCACATATGACATTTGAACTGCAACAAAGCGACACCCGTTTGCTGCaaaagctttttcttttttttagttaCGGAGCCAAGAGACGTCGTTAACCCAGCTTTTGAACACACATTTTGTGGTGGTTCTTACCTGCAGAGCCAGCGTGCAGCCATTTGGCGTGTGGTGGAGGCGTCGTGCGCAGCTTCCTCGAGCAAAGCTAACCATTAGCTTCCCGAGCTAGCCCCCTTTTTTGCCCACAATGAGGAGCTAACACGGAGTTTTTTTGTTGTTACGCTTCCCTACAATAAAACATGTATATTCATACTTAATGTAGTCCGGTTGGTTATTTCTTTCTTTCCGCGCAGATACCACGTCGTCACGTTTGGGTTTTCCCCTCTACGTTGGCTTTGTAACCGTGTTTTGGCCAACCAGAATAGCTACTTCTTTTGAGCACCCGGACGTGCTGTTACAGCAAAGCCAGGGCGGGACCATGTTAAGTGTTTCCTCCCCGCCCTCTCCTTTAAATTTGACTCCACAAAATTCCCACCAAGTCAAAAACATCTCAAAGTGCCGAATAACGTATCTAGATACAGCGCAATGTAAAAAGAATACATTCGCCCATTTCCCCGCCCGAGCGTACACGGTGAGTATTTGAAGCGCACCTTTTCTGTTCGTCACGTGACCGGAAGCCTGCTGCCACCCCAGAGAAGGACGCCGGTGTCGTTAAAGCCATGAGCAGCTGATCTGGAACTAAGCCGCCGTCGACGGCGTGCTTACGTGCGTCGGTGCTCGTCTTTTTAGTGTCTTTGTCGTCATGGCCGTGAGAGCCGCCGCGGAGGGTTTGACGTGGCGCCGCTTGAGGTGTTTACGCCTGCAAAGTGTCATGGCGGCGGTCGGCAGGCGAGAGTGCAGCCAAGTAGCGACCCAACAGGACGCAGGCCCTAAGGTTGGTACTATTAGGAGCCGTTTTTTGGACATATTTGGTATGGATGTATTGTTATCTGCTGCAAAGCTCACTTTGTGATCCATAACATTTACAAATGGTGTGGCTGTGACGTCTTAAGAGTCGCGCTGGACAATGAGCTGGCAGTTTGGGCTTTTGTATTTTGGGGAGGGGGGTCTCGTCTCTGAACTTGCCGACCCTGATTTTGAttagatttttattaaggatccccattagctggttcacatgtcaataatgtaaatacagtctattatacagcattattcacatgtgaataatgtaaatacagtattatacagcattattcacatgtgaaaaatataaatagtctattatacagcattattcacatgtgaatgatatcaatacagtctattatacagcattattcacatgtgaataatataaatacagtctattatacagcattattcacatgtgattaatataaagacagtctattatacatcattattcacatgtgaataatatcaatacagtctattatacagcattattcacatgtgaataatataaagacagtctattatacagcattattcacatggaaaAATAtagatagtctattatacagcattattcgcatgtgaataatgtaaatacagtctattatacagcattattcacatgtgaataatataaatacagtctattatacagcattattcacatgtgaataatataaatacagtctattatacagcattattcacatgtgaatgatatcaatacagtctattatacagcattattcacatgtgaataatacaaatacagtctattatacagcattattcacatgtgaataatataaatagtctattgtacagcattattcacatgtgaataa
Coding sequences within it:
- the bag5 gene encoding BAG family molecular chaperone regulator 5 isoform X2, with the translated sequence MAARWLCSLFGKPFDGGKRMDHGGPQQQQQQPAEQQHPAMTRLYEVRKEVTSLGPQVCNFSGLQNDRDYKRLERELTRLLLEVDQVATEGKAELQGERKRAAQEVEGLLRYLEENATHPSRLAMEEVSDEARRLVDERVVAPQRSGSVAEMDDELVELLQQLVLRLTQVKTEGRVPLRKARYRALTRLCAVQEVMEGRTQRQTLSLPLSGETHAAVDSINQVMAKVSVARGQLVALLMGLSGRDSCAHLSRLLMEMQVELDALDVSGHAAIRNYRKQVVEEINGLLKHLDLEGEGEDTRRYDLAQNNSIREIEAVRAHVSHLREGVLRHCLMGELGFRPKAELQSLLAHLDQVDTAKNPCIREARRRAVVEVQAVVTFLDLRETLVSRQPGPGEHPAHRAVWLVLGSLSDLQAQVLGFDGKRADRSYMVLEELLTKQLLVLDAVDPQGDEGTKVARKHAVKFAQNILSYLDMKTDEWEY
- the bag5 gene encoding BAG family molecular chaperone regulator 5 isoform X1, which encodes MCANVFGVLKSLFGKPFDGGKRMDHGGPQQQQQQPAEQQHPAMTRLYEVRKEVTSLGPQVCNFSGLQNDRDYKRLERELTRLLLEVDQVATEGKAELQGERKRAAQEVEGLLRYLEENATHPSRLAMEEVSDEARRLVDERVVAPQRSGSVAEMDDELVELLQQLVLRLTQVKTEGRVPLRKARYRALTRLCAVQEVMEGRTQRQTLSLPLSGETHAAVDSINQVMAKVSVARGQLVALLMGLSGRDSCAHLSRLLMEMQVELDALDVSGHAAIRNYRKQVVEEINGLLKHLDLEGEGEDTRRYDLAQNNSIREIEAVRAHVSHLREGVLRHCLMGELGFRPKAELQSLLAHLDQVDTAKNPCIREARRRAVVEVQAVVTFLDLRETLVSRQPGPGEHPAHRAVWLVLGSLSDLQAQVLGFDGKRADRSYMVLEELLTKQLLVLDAVDPQGDEGTKVARKHAVKFAQNILSYLDMKTDEWEY